A genomic stretch from Veillonellales bacterium includes:
- a CDS encoding ABC transporter permease: protein MIRLWALLVKEFIQMKRDRLTFAMMVALPIVQLIVFGFAINTDVKHLPTIVFDQSLQQEGRDLLSSFEASGYFDIKYVAGSYQAVNDSIESGKAKVGIIIPPDFSENVKHGRSAAVQVIVDASDSMAASSAISTAQIIGQLKSQEILFQKLEGITGKSVSMPYDIRIRPWYNSDFVSAFYMVPGILGVVLTMTMVMITSMAIVRERERGTLEQLIVTPLKTHELMLGKIIPYIFVGYMQVTLALAVGILVFDLPVRGSLPLLYGLTSLFIVASLSLGVLISTVARTQMQAMQLSFFVFLPSILLSGFMFPREAMPTLFYVMGDVIPLTFYLEIMRGIVLKGIGIHFLWTQVLALIAFILATLAVSIMKFQKKIA, encoded by the coding sequence ATGATTCGTTTATGGGCTTTGCTGGTCAAAGAGTTCATTCAGATGAAGCGGGACCGGCTCACATTCGCCATGATGGTCGCTTTGCCGATTGTTCAGTTGATTGTTTTTGGCTTTGCCATCAATACCGATGTCAAGCATTTGCCTACTATTGTTTTTGACCAGTCGCTGCAGCAGGAGGGGCGGGATCTTTTATCTTCTTTTGAAGCCAGCGGCTATTTTGACATAAAGTATGTTGCCGGCAGTTATCAGGCGGTAAACGATTCCATTGAATCAGGCAAGGCCAAGGTGGGGATTATTATTCCGCCGGATTTCAGTGAAAATGTAAAGCACGGCCGCAGTGCCGCAGTTCAGGTTATTGTCGATGCTTCCGATTCAATGGCGGCGTCTTCCGCCATCAGTACGGCGCAGATTATCGGCCAGTTAAAATCTCAGGAGATTCTGTTTCAAAAACTGGAGGGCATTACCGGTAAGTCCGTGTCCATGCCTTATGATATTCGTATCCGCCCTTGGTACAATTCCGATTTTGTCTCCGCTTTTTACATGGTGCCGGGCATTCTTGGAGTGGTGCTGACAATGACAATGGTCATGATCACATCAATGGCCATTGTCCGGGAGCGGGAACGGGGCACGCTGGAGCAATTGATTGTTACGCCGTTAAAGACCCATGAATTAATGCTGGGTAAGATTATTCCCTATATTTTTGTTGGTTACATGCAGGTGACTTTGGCTTTGGCGGTGGGAATCCTGGTATTTGATTTGCCGGTTCGCGGCAGCCTGCCGCTGCTGTATGGCTTGACTTCGCTGTTTATTGTCGCCTCCCTGTCTTTAGGAGTCTTGATTTCCACCGTAGCCAGGACTCAGATGCAGGCGATGCAGCTGTCCTTCTTTGTATTTTTGCCAAGTATTTTACTGTCCGGGTTCATGTTTCCCCGGGAGGCGATGCCAACTCTGTTTTATGTTATGGGCGACGTAATACCGTTGACCTTTTATCTGGAAATTATGCGGGGAATTGTGTTAAAAGGCATTGGCATTCATTTTCTTTGGACTCAGGTATTGGCGCTGATTGCTTTTATTTTGGCCACGCTGGCAGTCAGTATCATGAAATTTCAGAAAAAAATTGCGTAA
- a CDS encoding nitroreductase family protein, with product MLKELVTKNRSYRRFYETEKISRETLLSLVDNARLSASGANKQALRYFISCDGKTNEKIFSTLAWAGYLSDWKGPEPGERPAGYIILLQDENFKCGTPADSGIAVQSILLGAVEAGFGGCIVASVQRKRLQEALDIPPKYEILLVVALGKPRESVVIEEIEANGDIKYWRDEQRVHHVPKRKLEDIVINYK from the coding sequence ATGTTAAAAGAGCTGGTTACCAAAAACAGAAGCTATCGCCGTTTTTATGAAACGGAAAAAATTTCCCGGGAAACCTTGCTGTCTCTGGTAGATAATGCCCGGCTTTCGGCCAGCGGCGCCAACAAGCAGGCACTGCGGTATTTTATCTCTTGTGACGGGAAAACAAACGAGAAGATATTTTCTACCCTGGCCTGGGCTGGTTATTTGAGCGACTGGAAAGGACCGGAGCCGGGAGAGCGGCCTGCCGGCTATATCATCCTACTCCAGGATGAAAACTTCAAATGCGGGACTCCCGCTGATTCGGGAATCGCCGTGCAAAGCATATTGCTGGGAGCGGTGGAAGCAGGCTTTGGCGGCTGCATTGTTGCCAGCGTACAGCGGAAAAGGTTGCAGGAGGCATTGGATATTCCTCCAAAATATGAAATTCTGCTGGTGGTGGCGCTAGGCAAGCCGAGAGAATCAGTGGTTATTGAAGAAATCGAAGCAAACGGCGACATTAAATACTGGCGGGATGAACAGCGGGTGCATCATGTGCCAAAACGCAAGCTGGAGGATATCGTTATAAACTATAAATAA